Proteins co-encoded in one Opitutus terrae PB90-1 genomic window:
- the yidD gene encoding membrane protein insertion efficiency factor YidD: MRAVAIRCVRVYQAAAPSSLRRSCLFTPSCSDYMIQAIEKRGVVRGVVAGLRRVCRCRQPNGGVDFP; the protein is encoded by the coding sequence ATGCGTGCGGTCGCGATAAGGTGCGTTCGAGTCTATCAAGCTGCGGCGCCGTCGAGCTTACGGCGCTCGTGTCTTTTCACGCCGAGTTGCTCCGACTACATGATTCAAGCGATCGAGAAGCGAGGCGTCGTGCGCGGAGTGGTTGCCGGCTTGCGGCGCGTGTGTCGCTGTCGTCAGCCGAATGGCGGAGTCGATTTTCCGTAG
- a CDS encoding DUF4177 domain-containing protein, producing MKYEYKVVPFIGRIQSGQGADIAAQQLQSVISQHATGGWELVQLGDVNIEVKPGCLAGLFGSGVTYVRFDQLIFRRAS from the coding sequence ATGAAATACGAATACAAGGTCGTCCCGTTCATCGGGCGCATTCAGAGTGGCCAAGGGGCCGATATCGCTGCTCAGCAGCTTCAGTCAGTGATCTCCCAGCACGCGACCGGCGGATGGGAGCTCGTCCAACTCGGAGACGTGAACATCGAAGTTAAGCCCGGATGTTTGGCAGGCCTCTTCGGAAGTGGCGTCACCTATGTTAGGTTTGACCAGTTGATCTTTAGGCGTGCGTCCTGA
- a CDS encoding putative signal transducing protein, which translates to MKNLATFETPIEAQVLIDELHDRGIEAIVHDEQRVELNMFSAHTFGRVRVEVADVDYEKARDVMVHEIS; encoded by the coding sequence ATGAAGAACCTTGCGACGTTCGAAACCCCCATTGAGGCCCAGGTGCTGATCGACGAGCTGCACGATCGCGGCATCGAGGCGATTGTGCACGACGAGCAGCGCGTGGAGTTGAACATGTTTTCGGCGCACACGTTTGGTCGCGTGCGCGTCGAGGTCGCTGACGTGGATTACGAAAAAGCGCGCGATGTGATGGTGCATGAGATTAGTTGA
- a CDS encoding spondin domain-containing protein produces MKSVTRSLALALVAGALALPLHAQLSYKVTVQNLGSATPTGLYHSPVWLGFHNGSFDLFNSGSAASAGLEALAELGDSSGIAAAFAAAQPSGLSMTLNDPAGPGPGIFAPGRSRSATVTLNATNNRYLSFGAMIVPSNDSFVANGNPLALELFDASGHSLGAQSWTFTGANVWDAGTEQNDPMNGAAFVAGVDAMLGTSEGGVVHLQPLDGLDNVIGLETPAGTTIGRALTDAPLFRISITPVPEPSTYGAIAAAALLGLVWWRRTRRNVPVAVRA; encoded by the coding sequence ATGAAATCGGTCACACGTTCCCTCGCACTGGCGCTTGTCGCCGGCGCTCTCGCTCTGCCGCTGCACGCGCAGCTGAGCTACAAAGTCACCGTTCAAAACCTCGGCTCCGCCACGCCGACCGGGCTCTACCATTCGCCCGTCTGGCTCGGATTCCACAACGGCAGCTTCGATCTGTTCAATTCCGGCAGCGCGGCGAGCGCCGGACTGGAGGCGCTGGCCGAACTCGGTGACTCCAGCGGCATCGCCGCGGCTTTCGCCGCCGCGCAGCCGAGCGGGCTGAGCATGACGCTCAATGATCCGGCCGGGCCCGGACCCGGGATTTTCGCACCGGGCCGCAGTCGCTCCGCGACCGTGACGTTGAACGCGACGAACAACCGTTACCTGAGCTTCGGCGCGATGATCGTGCCGTCGAACGATTCATTCGTTGCGAACGGCAATCCGCTCGCGCTGGAGTTGTTCGATGCCAGCGGCCATTCCCTCGGCGCGCAAAGCTGGACCTTCACGGGCGCGAACGTGTGGGATGCCGGCACCGAGCAAAACGATCCGATGAACGGCGCGGCGTTCGTGGCCGGAGTCGATGCGATGCTGGGGACGAGCGAAGGTGGCGTGGTTCACCTGCAGCCGCTCGACGGACTGGACAACGTGATCGGGCTCGAGACGCCGGCGGGCACGACGATCGGTCGGGCGTTGACGGATGCTCCGCTGTTCCGGATCAGCATCACGCCCGTGCCGGAACCGAGCACGTACGGCGCGATCGCCGCGGCGGCGCTGCTCGGGCTCGTGTGGTGGCGTCGCACGCGTCGCAACGTGCCGGTTGCGGTGCGGGCGTAG